The region CTCTTTGCCGGGCGGCACGCCGAACTGGCCGAACGGCTGGCCGTTCAGGAGCATGATATGCAGCGCCGCCTGGAACTGCTGCGCATCGCCGAGGTCTGCCGCCATGTGCCGGCCCATGCGCCCCGGGACTTCCACGAGGCGCTCCAGGCCTACTGGTTCTGCCACCTGGCCATCATCACCGAGTTGAACGGCTGGGACTCCATGAGCCCCGGGCACCTGGACCAGCACCTCTTGCCGTTCTACGAGAAGGGGGTGGCCGAAGGGACATTGAGCCGGGACAGTGCCCGGGAACTCCTGGAGTGCTTCTTCGTCAAGTTCAACAATCACCCTTCTCCCCCCAAGGTAGGGGTGACGGCGGCCGAGAGCGGCACCTACACCGACTTCGCCAACATCAACCTGGGGGGCTGTTGCCGGACGGCTCCGACGGCTCCAACGAGGTGTCCCACCTCCTCCTGGACATCATCGACGAGATGCACCTGCTCCAGCCCAGCAGCAACATCCAACTCTCCCGCAAGTCCCCCGACGCCTTTCTCAGGCACGCCCTGCGGGTGATCCGCAACGGCTACGGCTTCCCCTCCATCTTCAACGCCGACAGTGTGGTGGAGGAACAGCTTCGCCAGGGGAAGAGCCTGGTGGACGCCCGGGCGGGCGGGTGCAGCGGCTGCGTCGAGGTGGGGGCCTTCGGCAAGGAAGCCTATATCCTCACCGGCTATTTCAATCTGGTGAAGCTTTTGGAATTGGCGCTGCACAGCGGCCTGGACCCGCGCACCGGCCGTCAGGTGGGGCCGCATACCGGCGCCCCGGCCGCGTTTTTCACCTTCGATGATCTGTACGTCGCTTTCGAGGGGCAGTTGCGCCACTTCATCGAGATCAAGCTGGCGGGCAACCAACTGATCGAGCAGATGTTCGCCGACCTCATGCCGGCTCCGTTCCTGTCGGTTTTGATCGACGACTGCATCAAGAAGGGACTGGACTACAATGCCGGAGGGGCCCGCTACAACAACACCTTCATCCAGGGGGTGGGGATCGGGAGCATCACCGACTGCCTGGCCGCCCTCAAGGAGCAGGTCTTCGATTCCGGCCGCCTGCCCCTGGCACTGCTCCTGGATTCCCTCAATTCGGATTTCGAGGGGCAGGAACTGCTCCGCCAGCGCCTGATCAACCGGACCCACAAGTACGGCAACGACGACGACTACGCCGACGATCTGATGCGCCGGGTCTTCGAGAGCTTCTTCGCCGCCGTGGACGGCCGGCCCAACAGCAAGGGGGGGCAGTATCGGGTGGAGATGCTTCCCACCACCTGCCACGTCTATTTCGGCTCGGTCGTGGGGGCCACCCCGGACGGCCGGCGGGCCGGCGTACCCCTCTCCGAAGGGATCTCGCCGGTCCAGGGGGCCGACCGCAACGGCCCCACCAGCGTCATCAAGTCCGCGGGCAAGATGGACCATATCCGCACCGGTGGCACCCTGCTCAACATGAAGTTCTCGCCGCATCTGGTGGCGGGGGAGGAGGGGATCGACAAGATGGCCAGCCTGGTGAGGGGCTATTTCCGCATGGACGGCCACCATGTCCAGTTCAACGTGGTGGGCGCCGAGACCCTGCGGGCCGCCCAGGCCGACCCGGAGAGCCACCGGGACCTGATCGTGCGCGTGGCGGGCTACAGCGACTACTTCTGCGACCTGTCCCGGGAGCTTCAGGACGAGATCGTTACCCGCACCGAGCACAATGTCCTGTAGGAGGAACCCTGCCTCCCCTTAAACGGGTGTGCCTATTAATTAAGCATGTGATGCTCAAAAAGCTGCCGTGGCGTACCCCTTCATGGCCGACAGTCAGGTCCTTACCCCCTGGTTGCCGGCCATGGGCATATGGGGCAGGCGTTATGGTACCTGAACCATAGCGTGGTCTCGGCCGGTTGCGTCCGTTCCGGCAGATGGTCACGTCGTTCCCGAATATCTGGCAAGCATTATGCTTGGAGGATCAGGGTAACGACACCCCACATCTGCGCGAGGAACTCACAATGACCACAGCAGCCCGCCCCGGATTGCTCGACGCGACCCTCAGCCATATCCTCACGGGCCACCCGGAGACCCTGCCGGTATTCGCCGATGCCGGCCTGGGGATGGTGGCGGACGAGAGGCTCCGCGCTTCCTTCGGCACGGTGGTGACCCTGCGCACCCTGCTCAAGGCCCGGGATCTCAACGCCGCGCTTTTCTGCCGTCGTCTGGACGAGACCATCGCCGAGACCGCCCGCACGGCGCGCAGGCAGGCGGTTCCGACAACGACGGGCACCCCCCTCAATCTGTTCGCCCTGCTCCCCTGTCCGCTTAAAGTCCCCGTGGAGGAGGCCTTCGAGGCATACCTGGAGACCCTCCCCCGGGAGGAACGGGCTTCCTTCACCTACTGTCTGGAAGGGAACGCCAACCACGATATGGATTATTACGCCCTGGTGGAGCATTTCGAATCCATCGACGATATGCCGGACATCATCGTCACCCCGGGCTTCAACAGTTTTTTCCACCGGCCGTTCGTGGAGCGCTTCATCAAGCCGGGCCTGTTCACCAGCGTTTCCACCTTTGCCGGCGATCGCCACCTGGCGCGGCTGGGGGTGCTCGACCCCCAGGGGCAGTACACCATGCTGGCCACGAACCTGCTGGTGATGGTGGTCGATCATGACCGCCTGGGCGACCGGCCGGTTCCCGCAGCCTGGCGGGACCTGCTGGATGCGGTGTACCACAAGAGCATCGCCATCCGCGGCAACCACGACGGCTCCTTCTGCGAGACCCTGCTGTTGACGATCCACAAGGAGTTCGGCCTGGACGGGGTGTTCCGCTTGGGGGAAAATGTTCGCTACGGCTGGCACCCCTCCCGCATGGTCAAGGCCGCCGGCACCGGCAACCCGGATGCGCCGGCCATAAGCACCATGCCCTACTTCTTCGCCCGGCACCTGAAGGAGAAAAAGGGGGTCAGCA is a window of Geobacter sp. FeAm09 DNA encoding:
- a CDS encoding ABC transporter substrate-binding protein is translated as MTTAARPGLLDATLSHILTGHPETLPVFADAGLGMVADERLRASFGTVVTLRTLLKARDLNAALFCRRLDETIAETARTARRQAVPTTTGTPLNLFALLPCPLKVPVEEAFEAYLETLPREERASFTYCLEGNANHDMDYYALVEHFESIDDMPDIIVTPGFNSFFHRPFVERFIKPGLFTSVSTFAGDRHLARLGVLDPQGQYTMLATNLLVMVVDHDRLGDRPVPAAWRDLLDAVYHKSIAIRGNHDGSFCETLLLTIHKEFGLDGVFRLGENVRYGWHPSRMVKAAGTGNPDAPAISTMPYFFARHLKEKKGVSIIWPQDGALVSPVTMLVKSEKREALQPLIDFLAGPQVAAICAEASFPAVHPDVDNRLPDDAAFKWVGWEYVKNHDIKAMLAEINATFLHGFTGGGA